In Moorella sp. Hama-1, a single genomic region encodes these proteins:
- a CDS encoding spore germination protein, with amino-acid sequence MTISGDIVRVDTDLDVNNNWIMKELGVGQSFDVIRRDITIAGRRATIFYINGMAREDVLTYVLTSLAKLKREDLAPDAYNKIFNQYMSYLQVEALDDLHKVVDKILSGGIVVLIDGFKKVIQLDARSFPIRSPEESDLERVVRGSRDNFVETLLFNVNLLRRRVRDPKLRTEILQVGSRSKTDVAVVYIQDIANPRLVDIIKEHIKAIKMDGLPMAEKSLEEFIEPGSYWNPFPRVRYTERPDVAASHLFEGHVLVMVDTSPSVMILPATIFHHLQHAEEFRQAPLIGTFLRTVRFVGVFLSVFLPPLWLLVALQRDLLPPGLAWIGPRELGKIPLVWQFLFAELGIDLMRLAAIHTPTSLATALGLIAAVLIGQIAVAVGFFNPEVILYMAVAAVGIFATPSYELGMANTLVRVALLIGVGLFRLPGLLAVTLGIFLLLMTTKSFGLPYLWPLIPFNASALKDVLIRPPVPLIKLRSKALHPLDLDRQPYPEPARKPLKRKGQEEREKEKYIWPELEKKDDDEREG; translated from the coding sequence ATGACTATTTCCGGCGACATTGTCCGGGTCGATACCGATTTGGATGTCAACAACAATTGGATTATGAAGGAGCTGGGGGTCGGCCAGAGCTTCGACGTCATCCGGCGCGATATTACCATTGCCGGGCGCCGGGCCACTATCTTTTATATTAACGGTATGGCCAGGGAGGATGTCCTGACCTATGTCCTTACCTCCCTGGCCAAACTGAAACGCGAGGACCTGGCCCCCGACGCTTATAACAAGATCTTCAACCAATATATGAGCTACTTGCAAGTGGAAGCCCTGGACGACCTGCACAAGGTTGTCGACAAGATCTTGTCCGGGGGCATTGTCGTCCTCATCGATGGTTTTAAAAAGGTGATCCAGCTCGATGCCCGGAGCTTCCCGATACGCAGCCCGGAGGAATCCGACCTGGAGCGGGTGGTACGTGGCTCCCGGGACAACTTCGTTGAGACCCTGTTGTTCAATGTCAACCTCCTGCGTCGCCGGGTACGTGACCCCAAGTTGCGGACGGAGATCCTCCAGGTGGGCAGTCGTTCCAAGACTGATGTGGCTGTTGTTTATATCCAGGATATTGCTAACCCGCGCCTGGTGGACATCATAAAAGAGCACATTAAGGCCATTAAGATGGACGGCCTGCCCATGGCGGAGAAATCCCTGGAGGAGTTTATTGAGCCGGGCAGCTACTGGAATCCCTTTCCCCGGGTGCGCTATACCGAGCGCCCGGACGTCGCCGCTTCCCATCTCTTTGAAGGGCACGTCCTGGTCATGGTGGATACCTCCCCCAGCGTCATGATCCTGCCAGCGACAATTTTTCACCACCTGCAGCACGCCGAGGAGTTCCGCCAGGCGCCCCTTATTGGAACTTTTTTACGTACCGTACGTTTTGTCGGGGTATTTCTTTCGGTCTTCTTGCCCCCTCTGTGGCTCCTGGTCGCCCTGCAGCGCGATTTATTGCCGCCGGGCCTGGCCTGGATCGGGCCCAGGGAATTAGGGAAGATACCCCTGGTATGGCAGTTCCTTTTTGCCGAGCTGGGTATTGACCTTATGCGCCTGGCAGCCATCCACACCCCGACCTCCCTGGCCACTGCCCTGGGTTTGATCGCTGCCGTTTTAATCGGCCAGATCGCCGTGGCCGTTGGTTTCTTTAATCCCGAGGTTATCCTGTATATGGCCGTTGCCGCGGTAGGCATCTTTGCCACCCCAAGCTACGAGCTGGGAATGGCCAATACCCTGGTGCGGGTAGCCCTGCTTATCGGTGTAGGATTATTCCGCCTGCCGGGTCTGCTGGCCGTGACCCTGGGGATCTTTTTGTTGCTTATGACTACCAAGTCCTTCGGCCTGCCCTACCTCTGGCCCCTGATCCCCTTTAATGCCAGCGCCTTGAAGGACGTTCTGATCCGACCGCCGGTGCCTTTAATCAAGCTGCGGTCAAAGGCCCTGCATCCCCTGGATCTGGACCGGCAGCCCTATCCAGAGCCGGCTCGCAAACCCTTGAAACGTAAGGGCCAGGAAGAAAGGGA
- the spoVAE gene encoding stage V sporulation protein AE: protein MAFIIGGLICLVGQLIMDLTPYKVTPTHILVGFVTGGAILSALGFYGPLVKLGGAGATIPISGFGHSLAQGTLEAVQTKGLLGAFSGGVTAGAAGIAAAVVFGYVMAVLFNPRG, encoded by the coding sequence ATGGCCTTTATCATCGGCGGCCTGATCTGCCTGGTGGGGCAGCTCATTATGGACCTGACCCCCTACAAGGTGACCCCGACCCATATCCTGGTCGGTTTCGTCACCGGCGGGGCCATCCTGAGTGCTTTGGGGTTCTATGGCCCCCTGGTCAAGCTGGGGGGGGCCGGGGCGACGATTCCCATCAGCGGTTTCGGCCACAGCCTGGCCCAGGGCACCCTGGAAGCCGTCCAGACCAAAGGCTTGCTGGGCGCCTTCAGCGGCGGGGTAACGGCCGGCGCGGCGGGTATCGCCGCGGCCGTGGTTTTTGGCTATGTTATGGCGGTATTATTCAACCCACGGGGATAA
- the spoVAD gene encoding stage V sporulation protein AD, which yields MTAPKRVGQHTLQFANPPVIVATASVVGPKEGEGPLGDSFDMVIDDTYFGEETWEKAERKMLEEAVKMVIAKAQLKPQDIDFLLAGDLLNQTISANYAARTLGIPFLGLYGACSTMYEGMALAAILIDGGFAHHVVAACSSHYDTAERQYRFPTEQGVQRPPTAQWTVTGAGAVLLAPVGNGPRITHATIGRALDVGIKDPNDMGSAMAPAAVDTIVRHFQDTRRNPIDYDLIITGDLGRVGHEIATKLLGEQKYDVSQNYSDCGVLIYDPERQDTHAGGSGCACSAVVFAGHLMGKLNEGRYKRILGVGTGALLSTTATQQGESIPGIGHGVVIEKLG from the coding sequence GTGACGGCACCCAAAAGGGTAGGTCAACATACCCTGCAGTTTGCCAATCCCCCGGTGATTGTGGCCACGGCGTCGGTTGTCGGTCCCAAGGAGGGTGAAGGCCCCCTGGGGGATTCCTTTGATATGGTCATTGATGACACTTACTTCGGTGAGGAGACCTGGGAAAAGGCCGAACGCAAGATGCTGGAAGAGGCCGTCAAAATGGTCATTGCCAAGGCCCAGCTCAAACCCCAGGATATTGACTTCCTTCTGGCCGGTGACCTCCTCAACCAGACTATTTCCGCCAATTACGCCGCTCGGACCCTAGGGATACCCTTTCTGGGGCTTTATGGCGCCTGCTCCACCATGTACGAAGGTATGGCCCTGGCAGCCATCCTTATTGATGGTGGCTTCGCTCACCATGTGGTAGCTGCCTGCAGCAGCCATTATGATACGGCCGAACGCCAGTATCGTTTCCCCACGGAGCAGGGGGTACAGCGGCCGCCGACGGCCCAGTGGACGGTTACCGGGGCCGGAGCTGTGCTGCTGGCCCCGGTAGGTAACGGCCCCCGGATAACCCATGCCACCATCGGCCGGGCCCTGGATGTCGGCATTAAGGATCCCAATGATATGGGCTCGGCCATGGCCCCGGCGGCTGTCGATACCATTGTCCGCCATTTCCAGGATACCAGGCGCAACCCCATTGATTATGACCTGATTATTACCGGCGATCTGGGCCGGGTCGGCCATGAGATTGCTACCAAACTTCTGGGTGAACAGAAGTATGATGTCTCCCAAAACTATAGTGACTGCGGCGTTTTAATATACGATCCTGAACGCCAGGATACCCATGCCGGCGGCAGCGGCTGCGCCTGTTCGGCGGTAGTCTTTGCCGGGCATTTAATGGGCAAACTAAATGAGGGCCGTTACAAGCGCATCCTGGGGGTAGGCACCGGGGCCCTCCTCAGTACCACGGCCACCCAGCAGGGGGAATCCATCCCCGGTATTGGTCACGGCGTTGTGATCGAGAAACTCGGCTAG
- the spoVAC gene encoding stage V sporulation protein AC, with amino-acid sequence MADSTKQPGPPKKPLTLAEQVMQQKQTYDQQAYQRLADSVKPRHNVLVNALNAFWVGGVISALAQIFTLAFTNAGLNTRDAAAATVILMVFLGAFLTGLGVYDEIGKIAGAGSIIPITGFANSIVAPAMEFKREGFVFGVAARMFTIAGPVLVYGFVVSVLIGLIAYFLSY; translated from the coding sequence ATGGCTGACAGCACCAAGCAGCCGGGGCCGCCGAAGAAACCCCTGACCCTGGCAGAACAGGTGATGCAGCAAAAGCAAACCTATGACCAGCAGGCTTACCAGCGGCTGGCCGATAGTGTCAAGCCCAGGCATAATGTTCTGGTCAACGCTCTGAACGCCTTCTGGGTGGGAGGAGTTATCTCGGCCCTGGCCCAAATTTTCACTCTGGCCTTTACTAACGCTGGTTTGAACACCAGGGATGCCGCTGCGGCGACGGTGATCTTAATGGTCTTTCTCGGGGCCTTCTTGACCGGTCTGGGGGTTTATGACGAGATCGGTAAGATTGCCGGGGCAGGTTCCATTATTCCCATCACCGGTTTTGCCAACTCCATCGTCGCCCCGGCCATGGAGTTTAAGCGGGAAGGCTTTGTCTTTGGCGTCGCCGCCCGGATGTTTACCATTGCCGGCCCGGTGCTGGTTTATGGTTTTGTTGTTTCAGTTTTAATCGGTCTGATAGCTTACTTCCTGTCCTATTAG
- a CDS encoding PFL family protein, with protein MPSLFSFTPEEILETIRMIQVENLDIRTVTLGISLRDCATDNLEETCRRVYDKITRLAANLVAVSEKVAATYGIPIVNKRIAVTPMAQVGEPCREEDLTPLARTLDEAAAAVGVNFIGGFSALVHKGFTRGDRALFNSLPRALATTERVCASINVATTRAGMNMDAIGELGHLIKETARLTAEQGGLGCAKLVTFCNAPEDNPFMAGAFHGPGEPEVVVNVGISGPGAVLAALRQYPEADLGQLATIIKNTAFKITRMGELVGREVSARLGVPFGIVDLSLAPTNAQGDSVAEILETMGLERCGTHGTTAALALLNDAVKKGGAMASSYVGGLSGAFIPVSEDNGMIRAVAAGALNLAKLEAMTAVCSVGLDMFAIPGDTPAEVIAAIIADEAAIGMINNKTTAVRVIPVPGKKPGEMVEFGGLLGRAPVMEVNSFSPAAMIRRGGRIPAPLQSLGN; from the coding sequence ATGCCGAGTCTGTTCTCCTTTACACCAGAAGAAATCCTCGAGACCATCCGCATGATCCAGGTAGAAAACCTGGACATCCGTACCGTTACCCTGGGGATCAGCCTGCGGGACTGCGCTACGGATAACCTGGAGGAAACCTGCCGCCGGGTCTACGATAAAATTACCCGGCTGGCGGCGAACCTGGTGGCCGTAAGTGAAAAGGTAGCTGCCACCTATGGTATACCCATTGTTAACAAGCGTATTGCCGTCACTCCCATGGCCCAGGTTGGCGAACCTTGCCGGGAGGAGGATTTAACACCCCTGGCCCGGACCCTGGACGAGGCGGCAGCGGCGGTGGGTGTTAATTTCATCGGTGGCTTCAGCGCCCTGGTACATAAGGGTTTTACCCGGGGCGACCGGGCCCTTTTTAACTCCCTGCCCCGGGCCCTGGCCACCACTGAACGAGTCTGCGCTTCCATTAATGTGGCCACAACCAGAGCCGGGATGAATATGGACGCCATCGGCGAGCTCGGTCACCTGATTAAGGAAACGGCCCGCCTGACGGCTGAACAGGGCGGCCTGGGCTGCGCCAAGCTGGTAACTTTCTGCAATGCCCCCGAGGATAACCCCTTTATGGCCGGCGCTTTTCACGGCCCCGGTGAACCAGAGGTCGTCGTCAATGTCGGCATCAGCGGTCCGGGGGCCGTCCTGGCGGCCCTGCGCCAGTATCCAGAGGCTGACCTGGGCCAGCTGGCGACGATTATTAAAAATACGGCCTTTAAAATAACCCGCATGGGGGAACTGGTGGGCCGGGAGGTTTCGGCCCGCCTGGGGGTGCCCTTCGGCATCGTCGACCTCTCCCTGGCTCCCACCAATGCCCAGGGCGATAGCGTGGCCGAGATCCTGGAGACCATGGGTCTGGAGCGCTGCGGCACCCACGGTACTACGGCCGCCCTGGCCCTGCTCAATGATGCCGTCAAAAAGGGTGGTGCCATGGCTTCATCCTATGTAGGGGGCTTGAGTGGCGCCTTTATCCCGGTGAGCGAGGACAACGGCATGATCCGGGCTGTGGCGGCCGGTGCTTTAAACCTGGCCAAGCTGGAAGCCATGACTGCCGTCTGTTCCGTTGGATTGGATATGTTCGCCATCCCCGGCGATACCCCGGCGGAAGTCATCGCCGCCATCATCGCCGACGAGGCGGCCATCGGCATGATTAATAATAAGACTACCGCCGTACGGGTGATTCCCGTGCCCGGGAAAAAGCCCGGGGAAATGGTGGAGTTCGGCGGTCTCCTGGGCCGGGCACCGGTCATGGAGGTTAACTCTTTCAGCCCGGCGGCCATGATCCGCCGCGGCGGCCGCATCCCGGCGCCGCTACAGTCCCTGGGGAACTAA
- a CDS encoding ACT domain-containing protein, with protein sequence MMSDERAIITVLGRDRVGILAGITGVLAEAGVNILDISQTILQEFFTMIMIVDLRGNTLTFSTLQEQLRARGESLGVQVTIQRADVFKFMHRI encoded by the coding sequence ATGATGAGCGATGAACGGGCCATTATTACCGTCCTGGGTCGTGACCGGGTGGGAATCCTGGCCGGCATTACTGGCGTCCTGGCTGAAGCCGGGGTCAATATCCTGGATATCAGCCAGACTATTCTCCAGGAGTTTTTCACCATGATTATGATTGTGGACCTGCGGGGAAATACCCTTACTTTTTCTACCCTCCAGGAGCAGTTACGGGCCAGAGGTGAGAGCCTGGGGGTCCAGGTAACCATCCAGCGAGCCGACGTTTTTAAATTTATGCATCGCATCTAG
- a CDS encoding TorD/DmsD family molecular chaperone, translated as MEKQLLSEWLQGRELVYSFLARVYQEGPNQEMLDALAGEQFLAELAADSQNEDLTAGCRQMQAELAAHREDLEAYHQELQEDYNRLFVGPGHLEAPPWESVYRSKERLLFSEETLAVREFYRSFGLESKKKNQEPDDHLGLELEFIAWLCREAATRVQGSRDVEELLAGQRRFLQEHLEQWVPALTADIQRAARTDFFRGLARLTRGWLAVDAAEVEMVLAEIQKEQKG; from the coding sequence ATGGAAAAGCAATTACTCAGCGAATGGCTCCAGGGCAGGGAACTGGTTTACAGCTTCCTGGCCAGGGTATACCAGGAAGGACCCAACCAGGAGATGCTGGACGCCCTGGCCGGGGAGCAGTTTCTAGCAGAACTGGCCGCCGACAGCCAGAATGAGGACTTGACTGCAGGCTGCCGGCAGATGCAGGCCGAACTGGCGGCCCACCGGGAAGACCTGGAGGCCTATCACCAGGAACTCCAGGAAGACTATAATCGCCTCTTCGTCGGCCCGGGTCATCTGGAGGCACCACCGTGGGAATCCGTCTACCGCTCCAAAGAACGTCTCCTCTTTAGCGAGGAAACCCTGGCCGTGCGGGAGTTCTATCGTTCCTTTGGCCTGGAGAGCAAAAAAAAGAACCAGGAACCGGACGATCACCTGGGCCTGGAGCTGGAGTTCATAGCCTGGCTCTGCCGGGAGGCGGCCACCAGGGTCCAGGGCAGTAGGGACGTCGAAGAGCTCCTGGCAGGGCAGAGACGCTTTTTACAGGAACATCTGGAGCAGTGGGTACCGGCCCTGACGGCCGATATCCAGCGGGCCGCCCGGACGGATTTCTTCCGTGGCTTGGCGCGCTTAACCCGGGGCTGGCTGGCAGTCGATGCCGCTGAGGTGGAGATGGTCCTGGCAGAAATTCAAAAGGAACAGAAAGGATAA
- a CDS encoding PucR family transcriptional regulator gives MEPQYWRHFMELAAAGKGLRPLLHLLVEITGRPAVICDLTLRILAVQVPPGRQPLNLGDYLPVEPPREPAQGEFYPGQLVDEAGTPFLMVPVGEVARYGYLFLLGTGDDWQDYREPLQAANLAAMIEMSRTRLAQETERRYRNEFIQDILYNNLPNREAMVNRGRLWGWDFTLPHLLMVFALDGEKNESLWERWRQLMQYNIKQQAPRVIVADRSDQLIILVPVQAPEVGVNKSKIAEVVKSLQKVTALHLQGHTFSVGVGRFYENVADLYRAYQEAKVALEISYLMHRRGTLSFFDELGVLRLIFNQGEQELEDYYEETLGLIAKYDREHNTDLLATLTSFLYASGDHNRAAEDMFIYVNTLRYRLKKIEELLGQDLHRLDVLVNLYTALQVKVILGI, from the coding sequence ATGGAACCACAATATTGGCGCCATTTTATGGAGTTAGCTGCCGCTGGTAAGGGCTTAAGGCCCCTGCTGCACCTTTTAGTAGAAATTACCGGCCGGCCGGCGGTAATCTGCGACCTGACCCTGCGTATCCTGGCCGTCCAGGTACCCCCGGGTAGGCAGCCCTTAAACCTGGGGGATTACCTGCCGGTAGAACCACCCCGGGAACCTGCGCAGGGTGAATTCTATCCCGGGCAGTTAGTCGACGAAGCAGGAACTCCCTTCCTCATGGTACCCGTAGGGGAGGTTGCCCGCTATGGCTACCTCTTCCTCTTAGGAACAGGTGATGATTGGCAGGATTACCGCGAACCCTTGCAGGCAGCCAACCTGGCCGCTATGATCGAGATGTCCCGGACGCGTCTGGCTCAAGAAACCGAAAGGCGTTACCGCAATGAGTTTATCCAGGATATCCTCTATAATAATCTACCAAACCGGGAAGCCATGGTCAACAGGGGGCGCTTGTGGGGATGGGATTTTACCCTGCCCCATTTACTTATGGTTTTCGCCCTGGATGGGGAAAAGAACGAAAGCCTCTGGGAGCGCTGGCGCCAGTTAATGCAGTATAATATCAAGCAACAGGCTCCCCGGGTCATTGTAGCCGATCGTAGTGACCAGCTGATTATTTTGGTGCCGGTGCAAGCACCCGAGGTCGGGGTCAATAAAAGTAAAATCGCCGAGGTGGTGAAATCCCTGCAAAAGGTTACTGCCCTGCATCTGCAGGGCCATACCTTTTCCGTCGGGGTCGGGCGCTTTTACGAAAATGTAGCCGATCTCTACCGGGCCTACCAGGAAGCCAAGGTCGCCCTGGAGATCAGCTACCTCATGCATCGGCGGGGCACCCTGTCCTTTTTCGACGAACTCGGGGTCTTGCGCCTAATTTTTAACCAGGGAGAGCAGGAATTGGAGGATTATTACGAGGAAACCCTGGGTTTGATCGCGAAGTATGATCGCGAGCATAATACCGATCTCCTGGCAACCTTAACTTCCTTCCTCTATGCCTCCGGCGATCACAACCGGGCGGCTGAAGATATGTTCATCTACGTCAACACCCTGCGCTACCGCCTGAAAAAGATCGAAGAACTCCTGGGCCAGGACCTGCACCGCCTGGACGTCCTGGTCAACCTCTACACCGCCCTCCAGGTGAAGGTGATCCTGGGGATATAA